The DNA window AAGTTAGAGAAGTGCTCATCGCCTAGTCTTTTTAACCTCATGCCTTATTCTGATACCAAGGGTGAATTAGGTCATTCTCATGACTGGCCTGAAGCAGCAGTCTTGGTAGGCACTCAGGTGCTGTGTGGGAGCTTGGGATTGGTGCTCTGTGGCTTACTGGAGAAAGCCACAGGTCAGAGCTTGGTGACCTTTGGATTTTGTTACTCTTCTTAAAATCTGTTCTCCTTTAGAAAATTGttgatttacttttaaagatttttatttttagccctggctggtgtggctcagtggattgagtgctggcctgcaaaccaaagggttgctggtttgattcccagtcagggtacatgcttgggttgcgggccaggtccctagttggggttgcacgaggggcaaccacacattgatgtttctctccctctctttctcccttcctttccctctaaaaaaataaataaaatctttttttttaagattttatttatttttagagagagaggggaagggagggagagaggaagagaaacatcgatgtgcctctttcacaccccccaactggtgacctggcccgcaacccaggccggTGACCTGACCCTGGGAATCAGCAAGCTTTGGGTTGGCAGGACGATGTCCAACcccctgagcctcaccagtcGTGGCAGCAGGTTATTCAGTGAGTCCCCTCTAAAAGTACAGAGCCAATTTCAGCCTTCTGAGGAGTTACAGAATAACCAGCAGCTCTCAAGTTTGCCGTCTTACCGGAGAGACAGCTGGTAAAACATGAGACAACTAACAAACAGGCGAAATGAGATGAAGCGCCACCATGAGTGGTGCAGAAGATGCTGTCAGGAGTTACTGCAGAAAGAAATCTGAAATTTTTGTGATCGGTAGATACTATTTTGAGTAGCTAGCTGCTCAGGGAGTTGTGGGCTTTACTGCaccttagcctaatgctctcacCACCAAATCTGCCCTGCCACCTGTGTAGGTGTGGCCCACCATCTGGCCACCTGATTTTGTACAATCCACAAGCTAAAAATGGTTCTTCCACCTTTTTAAAGagctggggagtggggaagggatatcTTGCAACATGTGGTTGTATAAAATTCGTGCATCAGTGTCCATAAATAGCCGTATTCCAGTACAGCCACGCTCATTCATTTACgtgctgtctgtggctgcttttgcactaagtgacagagctgagtagctgtgacagagacTAAGTGGCTGCAAGGCCTAATTATTTGTGATCTGGCCCATTGCAGAAAAGGTTTACTGATCTCTGCTTTGTGGTACTTTGGCAAACAAGTGCTGTGTTAGCCCTAAGATTAGCATacgcatttttaaatgaattgtagAATAATTCTCGTTTGTGACTTACAAGTCGATAGATCATGAACGGTTTGTGTGCCATTTTAGAGGTGTTTCCAAAGAAAtctgtttttattcctgtttctaAAATGTTATGGTAACCTTTTATCCATACCACATCTGTGGTCTTTTTTCTGTCTTAGATCCCCTAGTTCTCTTCACACACAACTTTTGCTTATAAgaaatttttttgtatatatttcaagtaaattgtgtaagaaaaaaaccctgagttTGCTTCAAAActtgagaaatgaatgaatggtcaTTTTGGAGAATTATTTAATGGCATTGGTCTTTCTCGCTCTCATTTTCAGATTATTTGTGTAAACCGGAAGACAATATCTACAGTATTGATTTCACCCGCTTCAAAATTCGAGATTTGGAGACAGGGACAGTGCTTTTTGAGATCGCCAAACCTTGTGTTTCAGGTAGGCCTCTGTGTTGTGACAGTCACAAGGCCTCTGGATCTTGAATTTTTGTGTGCCACTGCATCCCGTGTCGTGGACTCAGCTTGTCCCACTTCCGTGACCTCTTCCTGCAGCCGGGGCTGCCGGGCGTGCTGGTTTGAAGCCGTGTTGAGAGGCTGCTGTTGGTGCTGGTACCTGTGTTCCACGGCCTTCTGTTTACACCCACTCCTGTCATCCTCACACCTCCGGGAGGAGTTACTGTCTCTTTTACAGATAAAGGAAATAGGCCCAGAATTTCCAAGTGACTTTCCTAAGGTCCTGTGCTCTTTCATCTTGCCTTCATATTGCCTTCATACTGCTCTTTCACGTTGCCTTCACTTAGGAAAGGAATCCTTGCAATTAAACTGTAATGAGAGCAGCTCACCTGAGCCTTGAgccttgtgcacactctagaAAGGTGATACTATGCATTCCATCCAGATCATGCGGCAGTTTCACCTGGTTTCTCACTGTCTTTCCTTTAAACAGTGTCTCCTATTTCCTAGTAAGTCCTGGTTTGCATTTTAATCTCCACCATCTTCTGGGTGAACAGAAAGCCCAGGTCTATGGACTCATCTACTTGGGATTCCTTAAATTAGCCTTGAATAGTCCCTCCCTGTCCTTGTGATGCAGTTGCAGGGTGATTCACTCCTGGCTGCTGGACGGCACTGTCTTCGGAGTGCGTCCCTGGAGATGTAGCGCCCCCTGGAGCTAGTCCTTAGAACACCAGCACAGATAACCCTTCAGATTATCAACCTTGGGCTGTATTAACACGTCTCTGCGGAGCTTTTCTCATCTGGTTTGCTACTCAGAAAGAGCTTGTAAATTTGGTAAGTCAAAAGACTTTCCTGAGAAAGTCTCAGCTCAGGTTAACTGCACAGTCAAGGTTAGAGCCCTGGTCTCCTCACGCCACCCTGTATTCTGTATTGTGTCACCTAGTGCTGACCGAGACATGTAAGGCTCAAGCTTGTGGGCACTCAGTTGTGGGGAGGTCAGGGCCAGCCAGTGTCCTGGGTCTGGAGTTCACATCCCTAAGCCACATGTCTTAGTTCTTAGGATGTTTCAAGGACCCTGGGACTACTTCCCATGCGTGGATTTGAATTAAACTGGGCTCAGAGTAGTCATTTCGGTACAAACTGAACTGTCTCCAGAGTGTTAGCTTCAGATACTATACCTGTGCCTTGCTTTTTAACCATCCAGTCTTTGGCTTTAAGGGTCTGGACTCACTTGGAGTGTGCTCACAGGGAGTCAGTCCCTCCAGCTGCGCCTGTTCTGCGCAGATTTGGTCTGACTCTCTGGGTCACAGGGTTGGGGCCAGGGCTCCCGAGTCTTTGGGTGTGGACCCTACTCAGGCTGGTGGCCCATTGCTCTTGGGCTTGTCACAGCCAGAGATGTTTGATGCTAAAAACACGTCTCCCGTTGTACCCATGTTTAGGCTAGACCTAGAGAAAGTGCCCTTGCTGGACACTGGATGGCTGCTGGAGGGAACTGTCTCTGTTCACATTGGGAAGGCTTTCTGATTCATTCTGCAAATCTTTCCCGGGTTCAGGAATGGACTAGACCAGACACTGTCATTACCCTTGTGGACCCCCATTCACGTCCCACACATCGGTTCATTGCCTGTCTGGTTCCCCCTTGCCCAGGTCCATGTTAGGCCTGGTGTGGCCTGGAACAGGCATTAGTCCAAGGACGTACAGTACTCCAAGGCTGTGGGTCAGTGTCTTCCATTTAAAGAACACAACTTTTTAGGGGTTTGCGCTCTCCGAAGGAGCCTTTTGACTAGTTGCGGCTGTTGGGGTCTCACTCTTTTCGTTAGCGGCTAGCACGTCAACTTGGTCAACGGGACTTCAGCCAGATGGACCTGGATTCAGATCTCTGCTCCCTATTTGGAGGACTTTGGAcgtgttacttaacctctctgggcctgagcTTCCTGGTCTGTAAAATGGAAGTGATAGTCATATCTCACAGGGCAGTCGTGAGGATTCTCTGTAGTGTTTAGCATAGGACGGGCATATACGAGCGCACAGCAAATGCCAGCCGCCCCGCTGTGGGTGTTAGTGCTGCCAACCCACTGTGCAGTTCAGACTGGCAGTGCCGAGATGGCGCACTTACGCCCCTCTGTGCACTTTCAGACCacgaggaggacgaggaggaggaaggtggagatgTGGATATCAGTGCAGGGCGTTTCGTCCGGTACCAGTTCACACCAGCGTTTCTCCGGCTCCGGACGGTCGGGGCTACGTGAGTACCAGTGTTTGCGGAGGGGAGGGCATCTGCGTGTTGACAGAGAAGAATGTTCTCCGTTGGGTTGGcttgagaggagggaggggacacagTGGGACTCACAGAGATTTATTTTGCAGGGTGGAGTTCACTGTGGGAGACAAACCTGTGTCAAACTTCCGGATGATCGAACGGCACTATTTCCGGGAGCGCTTGCTGAAAAACTTTGACTTTGATTTTGGCTTCTGCATCCCCAGCAGCAGGAACACGTGTGAACATATCTATGAGTTCCCCCAACTTTCTGAGGATGTCAGTACGTATCTCCTGACGTGTATAGCAGTCTAGGTTCTTGGGCTAGCGGGAACGACCCTTGAAATCCACCTGGTCCAGTGccctcattttgcagaggagGGAAATGGTGATGTGATGCATCTCTAGTCATTTGACCCCAGGATTCTCATTTCCTGCTGCTCCTGTCACCGCCTGTACGGGAGCATGGAAGGTTTTAGTAATACAGGACATCCCTTTTAGATGCCTGCTGTGGGAAAGAGAGTGGCTCAGGGAGATAAGAGGAGGCCTGGACAATGCCTGGGACTCCGGTGAGATACAGTGCCTCTCCCTCCCGCTGTTAGTCGTGGTTTCCCGCTGGGGTCTCGGCGTCTGCCCGGCACTCTTGCTTCTTCCTTAGCCACAGGTGGACGCGAAACtgggctaaatgaaatggagtcaCAGGTCTGAGGACCTCCTCTTGCCCTTTCTCTGCAAGCAGAAGATCGATTAGATAAACTGTTAGAAGAGAGCCAGCAGGAAGTGGGGAGCTGTGGGAGGTTTTGGAGCAGGAGGAGCATGGTGGAAGTTATGTCTTAGGAAGGGAAAGCCTGCAGTTGTATTGAGTAAGGCTTGGGGAAGGCACCAGAGAGAGCAGCTGAGGCAAGGGAAGAGACGCATCTCTGAAAGGGAAAgaacaggcttttttttttttttttttaacattatatttatttatttttcaagaaaggaaaaaaaagcagggagagaaacagcgatcagtTGCTTCTATGCCctgaactggggacctgacccgcaacccaggcatgtggtgcCGTGCTTTGGAATTGAACCGGCGGCActtttcagtctgcaggccagcactcagtccactgagccacaccagccagggcggaacaGGCTTTTTCAGTTTCTGTGACTTTGGTGTAGCTCTCAGGTTCGCTTCCTCGTTTGGTAATTAGGGGAAGTGCCCAGGAACAACGAAGATGTGAGTGGGATCTGTGTGTAGTGGTAGCATTTGCTCGGTTGTAGGGAAGGATCTACGTATACTGACTAGTTTTCTCAGCGTCTAAGGCCCATAAAATTGTCATATTCTGACACCCAGGTACTCTTTGCTCACGTGgcagtgctggtcccagggagAATGAGTATGGCTCAGATGTGGGGAGGGGTGTTTACGACAGCACTGGGTCTTGGTTTGAACCCTGCTCCCTAAATGGGCTGGAATCTGTAGACTTGCAAGAAAACAGTTTAGATTTCAAGTTTACCCAAGGCAATGTAGCTTTTCCTCTTGAAACCAAGTA is part of the Desmodus rotundus isolate HL8 chromosome 7, HLdesRot8A.1, whole genome shotgun sequence genome and encodes:
- the UNC119B gene encoding protein unc-119 homolog B, encoding MSGSNPKAAGAGSTAGARGLVAGKDEKKKAGGGVLNRLKARRQVPHHAADDGLGAAVTEQELLALDAIRPEHVLRLSRVTENYLCKPEDNIYSIDFTRFKIRDLETGTVLFEIAKPCVSDHEEDEEEEGGDVDISAGRFVRYQFTPAFLRLRTVGATVEFTVGDKPVSNFRMIERHYFRERLLKNFDFDFGFCIPSSRNTCEHIYEFPQLSEDVIRLMIENPYETRSDSFYFVDNKLIMHNKADYAYNGGQ